The window GGCTGCCCATCTCCCAATTCATATTGTAAGGCACGGCCTCGGCAAGATCGGTCTCAACCAGCCTCAGCACAGCTTCAATTCTTTCATATTCAGAAGCTTGAGAGTCGTCCCTGTCCCAGACACGCACTCCGGTGGAAAAAGCAAAATACAGCACCAGCACAACCATGGAAATAATGGTCATGGAGATAATAAGTTCCAGCAATGTAAAGCCTGAGTGCTTGCCTGCCGCTATACTATGGGGCAAGCCACCGTCAGAAGGCTGCTTGCCTGTAAAACATTTCAAAGAAGCATTTGACATTTATATCGGTGATTAGTTTATAGGTAACATGGTATAGACAACAAATTCAAAAGTGAATCCTTTGGAAATCTTCACTGAAATAATCAGGTTCATGTTGCAGGTAGCGCTCGATTACCCATTGCCGCCCATTTTTGCTCTGATACTTAAACACATACCTATAAAGCTCACTGTCTATCTGCAATGTTTCATCAGACTCAGATTGAGTCTTTAAAGTTTCAACAGGCTCAATGGTTAATACCCACTGATAATCGTCTTCCTGGCCCTCCCACTGGAAATCATCATCCCGAACATCCTGAGCCATGACCAGATTGTATGCCTGCCGCATGTAAATGGTTTCAGCAACCCTCTCTGCAGCACTGTATTCCAGTCGCATAGCAGCCGATAAAACCTGGAAAAAAACAGTAACCACAGTACCTGTTATAACAAGCGCCACCAGGACCTCAATCAAGGTAAAACCCTGTCTGCATTCACTGCTCATGAAAACCATCTGTTGTCGCCTACACTTAGTAACTTACCGCTTCAATCTTGTAAAAAAAATTGTTATCAGTTATCAGTTAACAGTTAATAGTTGAAGAACTAAAGCCTGAATTCACTGCATTACCCTGATAACAAATAACAGATAACTGGGTTGTGGGCACAGCCCGCATTAGAATGGTATAGCCTTTTCAAGGGAAGCAGGGGACAGGAACTTTTGGCTCTCAAATATCTATCTGATGAATGGGAAAAACCTGACTTACTGAATATTAACAGAGCATTCCCTCACTCCCCAGCTCCAAACCTTACTCTGCCCATGAACGGGTCTGCTTCAGGATGATATTCATGCTCCTGGGACTTGATGAAAAAGTCTTCCAAAATCAAAGAACCATCAGAAAAAAAAGATGCAAAAACATACCTCTCGGAATGATCTTTGTCTTTAAAAACTATTTCAACTCCTTCGGGCACCTGAATATTCCTTCCTTTCAGTTCATCAGTTATCAAAGCCTTTTCAGGATAATAAAAACACAGATTGGTCCTGCCATCAGCTACAGCCTGCCCTCTTGCAGCCTGCAGGAACATGGACAACTCCGATGCAAAAGAGCGGATTACCACTGATTCTTTCTGCCGGAAATTTACCCCGAAAAATAGGCCCATGGTCACTGAAATAATCAGCAGCACCACAAGCATTTCCAGCAGACTGAAACCTTCAGGCGTTGGCAGTTCTGAGCAAGAGGGCGTTTTAATTCTCCCAACTCCTGACTTCTGCATTGTCACCTTCACCACCAGGCTGTCCATCAGCACCTAAAGACCATAAATCATAGTCACCATGCTCACCAGGAGATCTGTACTGGTAGTCACTGCCCCATGGATCCTGAGGAATTTCCCTCGGCAGATAGGGACCATTCCAGTTGCGCACTCCGCTTGGCTCGCGTCTGAGAGCCTGCAGTCCCTGCTCAGTTGTCGGATAACGACCTACATCCAGACGATATGAATCAAGAGCAGTGCCCAACAACTCTATTTGAGCCCTGGCCGTACCCACACGAGCGTCATCCACATGCCTGAAAAGCCTGGGCCCCACCAGAGAGGCCAAAAGTCCCAGGATAATCATAACAATCAAAAGTTCAATAAGAGAAAAACCTCTCTGTTTACCCTTAGCCGCCAGAATTTCTTTGTTTCGCATTATTTTTATCCAT is drawn from Desulfonatronovibrio magnus and contains these coding sequences:
- a CDS encoding PulJ/GspJ family protein; protein product: MSSECRQGFTLIEVLVALVITGTVVTVFFQVLSAAMRLEYSAAERVAETIYMRQAYNLVMAQDVRDDDFQWEGQEDDYQWVLTIEPVETLKTQSESDETLQIDSELYRYVFKYQSKNGRQWVIERYLQHEPDYFSEDFQRIHF
- a CDS encoding pilus assembly FimT family protein, whose protein sequence is MQKSGVGRIKTPSCSELPTPEGFSLLEMLVVLLIISVTMGLFFGVNFRQKESVVIRSFASELSMFLQAARGQAVADGRTNLCFYYPEKALITDELKGRNIQVPEGVEIVFKDKDHSERYVFASFFSDGSLILEDFFIKSQEHEYHPEADPFMGRVRFGAGE
- the gspG gene encoding type II secretion system major pseudopilin GspG → MRNKEILAAKGKQRGFSLIELLIVMIILGLLASLVGPRLFRHVDDARVGTARAQIELLGTALDSYRLDVGRYPTTEQGLQALRREPSGVRNWNGPYLPREIPQDPWGSDYQYRSPGEHGDYDLWSLGADGQPGGEGDNAEVRSWEN